CTTCGTGCAGATATGGGGAAAGATGCAGCCGAGCTTCTGGAAGGGTTCGATGAAGACAATAATCCTCTCCCAGATACACTTAAGGTAGAAGTTGTTGAACCTACTACGGTAGCATTTGTGGCTGAGAAGATTGAAGCACTCAACAAGACATATGCTGAACAGCAGCCTATTTACAAAGTGAAATATGGTAAGGGCTCGATAGAAACCTTGTTCAAAATAACGCGCGCCGTACGCAACATTGGTTTTATTTTTGTAGCAGGACTGGCTCTTATGTCTATGTTCCTCATCTCCAATACAATTCGGGTCACGATTCTAGCTCGTCGTAAGGAGATTGGCATTATGAAGCTGGTAGGTGCGACAAATTATTTTATTCGCTGGCCTTTCTTTATAGAAGGGGCATTGATCGGACTGATCGGATCGCTCATCACCTCGGGTATCTTGTATTTGGGTTACAGCAGTTTGGAATCCTCCATACAGGGCGATCCTATGCTCCAATTGCAGCTGATTCCATTTGGTGATATTTGGATGCTGTTCTTTGGAGTGCTAATTGGGCTAGGCGTGCTGATCGGCGTCTGGGGAAGTACGGTTTCAATACGTAGGTTCTTGAAAGTTTAATATTATTTAGTGAAGGATGGGGAGTGCGAGTTGAAGAAGATTGCCGCCGGACTAGCCGTAATATTACTAGCTGTCACTATATTCCAGCCCTCTGACGGATATGCCAAGAAAACAAGTGTTGCCGATATCGACAAGCAGTTAAAGCAGCTACAAAAAGAGGTGCAGGAAGCTAAGGCGCAGCAGGAGAAAGCGGCGTCCCAAACGCAGGAAGCACAGCATTATAAGAATAAGACGAATCTGAATCTGAAGTATGTATTACAGCAAGTGGATCAAGTTAAGGGGAAAATGACCGAAATCTCTACCAAAATTTCCGATACAGAAGTATCTTTGAATGTTACCGCAACGGAATTGGATAAAGCAGAGGCGCGAGTCGCCTCCAGAGAGGAAGTCTTAGGTTCACGTGTTCGGTTAATGTATACCGATGGAGCGGTTTCTTACTTGGATGTATTGCTCTCATCGACAAGCTTCGCTGATTTTCTAGACCGCGCAGATTCACTTAAGATGATTGTGGATCAGGATCAGGAGCTCCTAGTTCAACATAAGCTGGACAAGCAGACGGTTGTAGAGAAGAAACAGGAGCTCGAGGGGCAATATGCTCAAGCCAAGCAACTGTACACTTCTCTGGAACAACAGAGAAGTCTGCTGAAGGAGAAAGAAGCTGAGAAGCAGGAGCTTATCGCATTCTATGATAAGCAAATTCAAGAAGGCGATGAACTAAGCGAAGAGCAGAATGAGAAGCTGGTCAAACTGGCAAGCGAACGCTCTGCGCTGGAAACGCAAAAGGATAAGATTAAGGCAGAGGAAGCGGCTCGTAAAGCAGCAGCGGCCAAGGCAGAGGCAGCTCGTCGAGCAGCGGCGGCTGCCAAGAAGGCTGCTGCTAGCAAAGGAAGCAGTAGTTCAAGCTCCAGCTCCAGTGAAACGGCTTATGCAGGTGGAGATGGACCGTTTCTACTTCCTGTAGGATCAGCAAGAATTTCATCCCCTTTTGGGCCACGGACACATCCGATCACGGGTGAGAGGGGCAAAGTACACACTGGTGTCGACTTCGCAGTTGGACAGGGAACCAACATTCATGCGGCGGATTCCGGAACGGTTATCTTGGCTGAATGGTGGAGTGGTTACGGATACTGCGTAATTATTGATCATGGAGGTGGAGTTTGGACCCTCTACGGACATATACGCAAAGGCGGTATTAAGGTTAGCAATGGAGATAGAGTCAATCGCGGCGAT
This window of the Paenibacillus sp. FSL R10-2734 genome carries:
- the ftsX gene encoding permease-like cell division protein FtsX; translation: MSFKTFLRHMREGFKSVFRNGWMSIASIISIVVSLFILGVFILLVLNVNAVADEADSQVQINVHLALNVDQKMRETLQTEIGNMPEVSKITFISKDQGLKDLRADMGKDAAELLEGFDEDNNPLPDTLKVEVVEPTTVAFVAEKIEALNKTYAEQQPIYKVKYGKGSIETLFKITRAVRNIGFIFVAGLALMSMFLISNTIRVTILARRKEIGIMKLVGATNYFIRWPFFIEGALIGLIGSLITSGILYLGYSSLESSIQGDPMLQLQLIPFGDIWMLFFGVLIGLGVLIGVWGSTVSIRRFLKV
- a CDS encoding peptidoglycan DD-metalloendopeptidase family protein codes for the protein MKKIAAGLAVILLAVTIFQPSDGYAKKTSVADIDKQLKQLQKEVQEAKAQQEKAASQTQEAQHYKNKTNLNLKYVLQQVDQVKGKMTEISTKISDTEVSLNVTATELDKAEARVASREEVLGSRVRLMYTDGAVSYLDVLLSSTSFADFLDRADSLKMIVDQDQELLVQHKLDKQTVVEKKQELEGQYAQAKQLYTSLEQQRSLLKEKEAEKQELIAFYDKQIQEGDELSEEQNEKLVKLASERSALETQKDKIKAEEAARKAAAAKAEAARRAAAAAKKAAASKGSSSSSSSSSETAYAGGDGPFLLPVGSARISSPFGPRTHPITGERGKVHTGVDFAVGQGTNIHAADSGTVILAEWWSGYGYCVIIDHGGGVWTLYGHIRKGGIKVSNGDRVNRGDVIAESGSTGNSTGPHLHFEVRIDGKPVNPMPYL